From a region of the Fischerella sp. JS2 genome:
- a CDS encoding peptidase, with product MKRLFRKYHRTLALIIALPLILTALTGMLTTVIREWPVNTGLSSSLILSIHTGEIFHLQAIYPMLNGLGIIGLVVTGLSMSGLFAQKKQKS from the coding sequence ATGAAACGTTTATTTCGTAAATATCACCGTACTCTCGCGCTCATTATTGCTTTGCCATTGATTTTAACTGCACTGACAGGAATGCTAACAACTGTTATTAGAGAGTGGCCTGTTAATACAGGGCTTTCATCTAGTTTGATTTTAAGTATCCATACAGGCGAAATATTTCATCTTCAAGCAATCTATCCCATGTTGAATGGATTAGGAATTATTGGGTTGGTAGTTACGGGTTTGAGTATGTCTGGTCTATTTGCTCAGAAGAAACAAAAATCTTAG
- a CDS encoding DUF4363 domain-containing protein, whose protein sequence is MHRFNQVLLITTISMSFLVGCNNAEQSTTQTSPTATSTPASAISKKTATTTVKDNNFKSLLAIVSNTQTAVKAGDFTKAKQEFDKFEDSWSKVEDGVKKKSSKTYNAIEDEADKIKGDLKASAPNKDKVLAALESLNTNINSVAKP, encoded by the coding sequence ATGCACCGTTTTAATCAAGTTTTGCTTATTACCACAATAAGTATGTCGTTCTTAGTCGGATGCAACAATGCTGAACAATCCACTACGCAGACATCACCTACAGCAACTTCCACACCTGCAAGTGCTATATCTAAAAAAACTGCTACTACTACCGTCAAAGACAACAACTTTAAAAGCTTGTTAGCCATTGTCTCCAATACCCAAACAGCTGTTAAGGCTGGGGATTTTACTAAAGCCAAACAAGAGTTTGACAAATTTGAGGATTCTTGGTCAAAGGTTGAGGACGGAGTGAAAAAGAAATCTTCTAAAACCTACAATGCAATTGAAGATGAGGCGGATAAAATTAAAGGAGATTTGAAAGCCTCTGCACCAAATAAAGATAAAGTGTTAGCAGCATTAGAATCTCTCAATACCAATATTAATAGTGTTGCCAAACCTTGA
- a CDS encoding DUF456 domain-containing protein, which produces MQIVYLLLVALMIVGIIGSVVPALPGASLILIAIIIWGFVKGSFAAISTPLIVTAIVLVLSISVDLLAGYLGAKKAGASKWGQIGAIVGLVAGFLGLLPTLPVGGPLLGMLFGPLVGAIIGEFIYRRNLILAVKAGVGIVVGTVVGNLLQGVLAIAAVVFFLIKTWPQVFG; this is translated from the coding sequence ATGCAAATCGTCTATTTATTACTAGTTGCCTTGATGATTGTAGGTATTATTGGCTCTGTGGTTCCTGCTTTGCCAGGTGCTAGCTTAATCTTAATAGCTATTATTATCTGGGGATTTGTCAAAGGTTCTTTTGCTGCTATCAGCACACCATTGATTGTTACAGCTATTGTTTTAGTTCTGAGTATTAGCGTAGATTTATTGGCTGGTTATTTGGGTGCAAAAAAAGCAGGCGCTAGTAAATGGGGACAAATCGGTGCAATTGTCGGTTTAGTAGCTGGGTTTTTAGGATTGTTACCGACTTTGCCTGTAGGAGGCCCACTTTTAGGGATGCTGTTTGGCCCTCTTGTAGGAGCAATAATTGGTGAGTTTATCTACCGAAGGAATTTAATCTTAGCAGTAAAAGCCGGTGTAGGAATTGTAGTTGGTACGGTGGTGGGAAATTTACTTCAAGGAGTATTAGCGATCGCAGCAGTTGTATTTTTCTTAATTAAGACTTGGCCGCAAGTGTTCGGTTAA